One genomic window of Piliocolobus tephrosceles isolate RC106 chromosome 19, ASM277652v3, whole genome shotgun sequence includes the following:
- the SLC19A1 gene encoding reduced folate transporter isoform X2 yields MVPSSPAVEKQVPVEPGPDPELRSWRRLVCYLCFYGFMAQMRPGESFITPYLLGPEKNFRPEQVTNQITPVLSYSYLAVLVPVFLLTDYLRYTPVLLLQGLSFVSVWLLLLLGDSVAHMQLMEFFYSVTMAARIAYSSYIFSLVQPARYQRVAGYSRAAVLLGVFTSSVLGQLLVTVGRVSFSTLNYISLAFLTFSVVLALFLKRPKRSLFFNRDDREPGEASASELERMNAGPGGKLGRALRAACGDSVLARMLRGLGDSLRRPQLRLWSLWWVFNSAGYYLVVYYVHILWNEVDPTTNSAQVYNGAADAASTLLGAITSFAAGFLKIRWVRWSKLLIAGVTATQAGLVFLLVHTSSIWLCYAAFVLFRGSYQFLVPIATFQIASSLSKELCALVFGVNTFFATVVKTIITFIVSDARGLGFPVRKQFHFYCVYFLILSIIYFLGAMLDGLWHCQRGHHVPLPPAQGLRSPAEEKAAQELSVQDKGLGGLQPAHSPPLSPEDGLGTVGPASLEQRQGDPAPAPALQAAGFLSPVTVLSACTPCSAQASGSDAADETCPQPAVHPPAVSRLGLQCHPSDSVQNVNQ; encoded by the exons ATGGTGCCCTCCAGCCCAGCGGTGGAGAAGCAGGTGCCTGTGGAACCTGGGCCTGACCCCGAGCTCCGGTCCTGGCGGCGCCTTGTGTGCTACCTTTGCTTCTACGGCTTCATGGCGCAGATGCGGCCGGGGGAGAGCTTCATCACGCCCTACCTCCTGGGGCCAGAGAAGAACTTCAGGCCCGAGCAG GTCACCAACCAGATCACGCCGGTGCTGTCGTACTCCTACCTGGCCGTGCTGGTGCCCGTGTTCCTGCTCACCGACTACCTGCGCTACACGCCGGTGCTGCTGCTGCAGGGGCTCAGCTTCGTGTCggtgtggctgctgctgctgctgggcgACTCGGTGGCGCACATGCAGCTCATGGAGTTCTTTTACAGTGTCACCATGGCCGCGCGCATCGCCTACTCCTCCTACATCTTCTCTCTCGTGCAGCCCGCGCGCTACCAGCGTGTGGCGGGCTACTCGCGCGCTGCCGTGCTGCTGGGTGTGTTCACCAGCTCCGTGCTGGGCCAGCTGCTGGTCACCGTGGGCCGAGTCTCCTTCTCCACGCTCAACTACATCTCGCTGGCCTTCCTCACCTTCAGTGTGGTCCTCGCCCTCTTCCTGAAGCGCCCCAAACGCAGCCTCTTCTTCAACCGCGACGACCGGGAGCCGGGCGAAGCCTCGGCTTCGGAGCTGGAGCGCATGAACGCCGGCCCGGGCGGGAAGCTGGGGCGCGCGCTGCGGGCGGCCTGCGGGGACTCCGTGCTGGCGCGGATGCTGCGGGGGCTGGGGGATAGCCTGCGGCGGCCGCAGCTCCGCCTTTGGTCCCTCTGGTGGGTCTTCAACTCGGCCGGCTACTACCTGGTGGTCTACTACGTGCACATCCTGTGGAACGAGGTGGACCCcaccaccaacagtgcacaagtcTACAACGGCGCGGCCGATGCTGCTTCTACGCTACTGG GTGCCATCACGTCCTTCGCCGCGGGCTTCCTGAAGATCCGCTGGGTGCGCTGGTCCAAGCTGCTCATCGCGGGCGTCACGGCCACGCAGGCCGGGCTGGTCTTCCTTCTGGTGCACACGAGTAGCATCTGGCTGTGCTATGCGGCCTTCGTGCTGTTCCGCGGCTCCTACCAGTTCCTCGTGCCCATCGCCAC CTTTCAGATCGCATCTTCTCTGTCTAAAGAGCTCTGCGCCCTGGTCTTCGGGGTCAACACGTTCTTTGCCACCGTTGTCAAGACCATCATCACCTTCATCGTCTCGGACGCGCGGGGCCTGGGCTTCCCGGTCCGCAAGCAG TTCCACTTCTACTGTGTGTACTTCCTGATCCTGTCCATCATCTACTTCCTGGGAGCCATGCTGGATGGCCTGTGGCACTGCCAGCGGGGCCACCACGTGCCGCTCCCCCCAGCCCAGGGTCTGAGGAGTCCCGCGGAGGAGAAGGCAGCACAGGAGCTGAGCGTGCAGGACAAGGGCCTCGGAGGCCTGCAGCCAGCCCACAGCCCGCCGCTCTCCCCAGAAGATGGCCTGGGGACTGTGGGGCCAGCGTCCCTGGAGCAGAGACAGGGcgacccagccccagccccggcCCTGCAGGCAGCTGGATTCCTGAGCCCAGTGACAGTCCTTTCTGCCTGCACTCCGTGCTCTGCCCAGGCCTCAGGCTCTGATGCTGCAGATGAGACCTGTCCCCAGCCGGCTGTCCATCCTCCTGCTGTCAGCAGGCTGGGTTTGCAGTGTCATCCAAGTGACAGTGTTCAGAATGTGAACCAGTGA